One part of the Oncorhynchus clarkii lewisi isolate Uvic-CL-2024 chromosome 7, UVic_Ocla_1.0, whole genome shotgun sequence genome encodes these proteins:
- the LOC139414274 gene encoding protein LSM14 homolog B-like: MSTGTPYIGSKISLISKAGIRYEGVLYTIDTDNATVALAKVKSFGTERRPTDRPVPPKDDIYEYIIFRGSDIKDITVCEPLKPHHGLPQDPAIVQSSIGSSLSTYPSQAPYSPYRSMVPSYNQLAASSLLNQQYAASLGLGAGLHSFPARRGPMVEQAVQTVPAENAAEKRVQSAPQQQGRESGWLSQHSGRDGPLSQRAASSGQALRGTAQEQRQGNDENCRPQRRRQGNRRARNRGRGQLLVGNSKARTLQFESDFDFESANAQFHKDELEKELQEKLTIKDPEEEFGVSEGQNTEGTVEDPPGEKFYYDKTKCFFDNVSSEMKSSRTTWAEERKLNVETFGVPGRFLRGRGFRGDNRGRGAGRANQRPMPKVDSARV, translated from the exons ATGAGCACCGGAACACCTTATATTGGAAGTAAAATAAGTCTAATCTCCAAGGCCGGGATTCGTTATGAGGGCGTTTTGTATACAATCGACACGGATAACGCAACAGTGGCTTTGGCAAAGG TTAAATCATTCGGGACAGAACGACGGCCTACAGACAGACCAGTGCCACCCAAAGATGACATTTATGAATACATCATTTTCAGAGGGAGTGACATCAAGGACATAACGGTGTGTGAGCCGCTTAAACCACACCATGGTTTACCTCAGGACCCTGCCATTGTACAG TCGTCCATTGGGAGCTCCCTGTCCACATACCCATCCCAGGCCCCATACAGTCCCTACCGGAGTATGGTGCCTTCCTACAACCAACTGGCTGCCAGCTCTCTACTCAACCAGCAGTATGCTGCTTCCCTGGGTCTAG GAGCGGGACTTCACAGCTTTCCAGCAAGACGAGGCCCGATGGTAGAGCAGGCTGTCCAGACTGTACCAGCTGAGAATGCTGCTGAAAAAAGGGTCCAGTCAGCCCCCCAGCAGCAAGGCAGAGAGTCTGGTTGGCTTTCCCAGCACTCTGGCAGAGATGGCCCTCTGTCTCAGAGGGCTGCTTCCAGTG GTCAAGCACTGCGTGGCACAGCCCAGGAACAAAGGCAAGGCAATGATGAGAACTGCAGACCACAGAGACGAAGACAAG GCAATCGTAGGGCAAGGAACCGTGGGAGAGGTCAGCTTCTTGTAGGAAACTCAAAAGCCAGAACCTTACAATTTGAGTCTGACTTTGATTTTGAATCTGCCAATGCTCAGTTCCACAAAGATGAACTCGAGAAGGAGCTTCAGGAAAAGTTGACCATTAAAG ACCCAGAGGAGGAGTTTGGGGTTAGTGAGGGCCAGAACACTGAGGGCACAGTGGAGGATCCTCCTGGGGAGAAATTCTACTATGACAAAACGAAGTGCTTCTTTGACAATGTCTCATCTGAGATGAAGTCTAG TAGGACCACctgggcagaggagaggaagctgAATGTGGAGACGTTTGGCGTTCCGGGCCGATTCCTGAGGGGCAGAGGCTTCCGAGGGGACAATCGTGGGAGAGGAGCTGGGAGGGCCAACCAGCGCCCCATGCCCAAAGTAGACAGTGCAAGGGTGTGA